In Polyangiaceae bacterium, the DNA window GAAGCCCACCTTGGTCATGCGGCGCTTGCTGGCGGATTTCGCTCCCACGGTGCTGGTCATCAGCCTGGTACTGGGCGCCGTCGCGGCCATTGCCGCCGCACTCATCGGCCGCTCCATCGCGCGCCCCATCGAGGCACTGAGCGCTTTCGCCGAGCGTGTGAGTAGCGGCGAGCGCACCGCCGCGCCCCCCGCGGCCTTCGGTCGGGAGGTGATGCGCCTGTCGCGCTCGATCGACTCCATGCGGCGCCAGCTCGAAGGGCGCCCTTTCGTGGAGGCCTTCGCCGCGGATCTCTCCCACGAGCTCAAGAACCCCGTCGCCGCCATTCGCGCCAGCGCGGAGGTGCTGGAAGAGAGCGCTCTCGACGAGCCCGAGGAAGCGCGCCGCTTCGTCGCACGCATTCGCGAGTCCACGGAGCGCATCGAGCGCCTGCTCGGGGATCTTCTGAGCTTGGCGCGCATCGAGGCGCGCGGCGTGGAGACCTTCGACCCCGTGAACATGGGCGAGCTCGTGCGCACCATTTTGGAGGGCCTGGGCGAGGACGCCAAGCGAGTGCGGGTGGAGGCCGACGGCGACGCTCGCGTGCGTGGCGACGCGAGCTGGCTCTCCCGTGGCGTTCTCAACCTGGTGGACAACGCCCTCGTCCATTCCGAGCCGGGCCCGGTCGTCGTGCGCGTCGCCCGCGCGGATGCCGGCGTGGTGATCGAGGTGGAGAGCTCCGGCAGCGTGCCCAAGCACGTCCGCAAGAATCTGTTTCGCCGCTTCGTCACCACGCGTCCGGACAAGGGCGGCTCCGGCCTCGGCCTGGCCATCGTGCGGGCCGTCACGGAATCCCACGGAGGTCGCGCCGAGCTCGCCAGCCCCGGCCCGCCCAGCGTCGTGTTTCGG includes these proteins:
- a CDS encoding two-component sensor histidine kinase, with product MIRLIVVAAAAIGLILFAAFVVSRLLESRTRGMSVRMQVFLALALIVGAFAFGLGLMVIDRIEARAVRLATQAATDEAASISGMLEGEMDRTGMGIRDIADRLEQERERGADLRLELLDSGGHVIFPAGQKSARGEPGTVTVDAPVSVRGKAVGAVRVVKPTLVMRRLLADFAPTVLVISLVLGAVAAIAAALIGRSIARPIEALSAFAERVSSGERTAAPPAAFGREVMRLSRSIDSMRRQLEGRPFVEAFAADLSHELKNPVAAIRASAEVLEESALDEPEEARRFVARIRESTERIERLLGDLLSLARIEARGVETFDPVNMGELVRTILEGLGEDAKRVRVEADGDARVRGDASWLSRGVLNLVDNALVHSEPGPVVVRVARADAGVVIEVESSGSVPKHVRKNLFRRFVTTRPDKGGSGLGLAIVRAVTESHGGRAELASPGPPSVVFRLTLPPARRKLSDADT